One part of the Anaeromyxobacter sp. Fw109-5 genome encodes these proteins:
- a CDS encoding site-specific integrase has translation MVKIRPYVVAVNHVPGCPRLESGQGGRKLGRQRCAPGCERVTDGWEVDLVLRLPDGTPIRERVKAPVSGKSAALRWAQEREGQILAQKGRKPRQARVVPTLAEFKPRFIEGHVKANRLKPSTAEAYESVFRTHLEPTFGSLRLDAIGDELVQRFKGELVEDEMANKSINNVLTALSVMLKRAVDWKVIDAMPCRIRLLKWELVEVPFYDFAEYRYLVEGAAAIDPRIELLVLLGGDAGLRRGETIALEWTDVDLRRRTVHVQRSSWNGHVTLPKGGRSRRLPLTERLAEALRSHRHLKGPRVLYYDGGASPTNKEIRMWVQRAQRRAVLPATGAYHILRHTFCSHLAMQGATAKAIQELAGHQDLTTTQRYMHLSPAHKDAAIRLLDRRPVEDEVGTPLDSAAPAAPLRSGRTGGGPGEGDGTAPSAVRAISVGDGVETGLRPKPESSRSE, from the coding sequence ATGGTGAAGATCAGGCCCTACGTGGTGGCCGTGAACCACGTCCCGGGTTGCCCGCGACTGGAGAGCGGGCAGGGTGGCCGGAAGCTCGGCCGCCAGCGCTGTGCGCCCGGTTGCGAACGCGTGACGGACGGGTGGGAAGTGGACCTCGTGCTGCGGCTGCCGGACGGCACTCCGATCCGCGAACGGGTGAAGGCGCCCGTGAGCGGGAAGAGCGCCGCGCTTCGGTGGGCGCAGGAACGCGAGGGGCAGATCCTGGCCCAGAAAGGGAGGAAGCCGAGGCAGGCGCGCGTCGTGCCGACGCTCGCCGAGTTCAAGCCCCGGTTCATCGAGGGGCACGTGAAGGCGAACCGGCTGAAGCCGTCGACCGCCGAGGCCTACGAGAGCGTGTTCCGCACGCACCTCGAGCCGACCTTCGGGTCGCTGCGGCTCGACGCGATCGGCGACGAGCTCGTCCAGCGGTTCAAGGGCGAGCTGGTCGAGGACGAGATGGCGAACAAGTCCATCAACAACGTCCTCACCGCGCTGTCGGTCATGCTGAAGCGCGCCGTGGACTGGAAGGTCATCGACGCGATGCCGTGCCGGATCCGGCTCCTCAAGTGGGAGCTCGTCGAGGTCCCGTTCTACGACTTCGCCGAGTACCGCTATCTCGTCGAGGGCGCGGCAGCGATCGATCCCCGCATCGAGCTGCTCGTGCTCCTCGGCGGCGACGCCGGGCTCCGCCGCGGCGAGACGATCGCCCTCGAGTGGACGGACGTCGACCTGCGGCGACGGACGGTGCACGTCCAGCGCAGCTCGTGGAACGGGCACGTCACGCTGCCGAAGGGCGGGCGCTCCCGCCGGCTGCCGCTGACCGAGCGGCTCGCCGAGGCGCTAAGGTCCCACCGGCATCTCAAGGGGCCGCGCGTCCTGTACTACGACGGCGGAGCGTCCCCGACGAACAAGGAGATCCGGATGTGGGTGCAGCGCGCGCAGCGCCGGGCCGTGCTGCCGGCGACGGGCGCCTATCACATCCTCCGCCACACGTTCTGCTCGCACCTCGCGATGCAGGGCGCGACGGCGAAGGCGATCCAGGAGCTGGCCGGGCACCAGGACCTCACGACCACGCAGCGGTACATGCACCTCTCGCCGGCGCACAAGGATGCGGCCATCCGGCTGCTCGACCGCAGGCCCGTCGAGGATGAGGTCGGGACGCCCCTCGACTCCGCGGCGCCTGCGGCGCCGCTACGCTCGGGGCGAACGGGTGGTGGGCCAGGTGAAGGGGATGGGACCGCACCGTCCGCGGTGCGCGCCATCTCCGTTGGAGACGGCGTGGAGACAGGCCTCCGGCCGAAGCCGGAGTCGAGTCGATCCGAGTAG
- a CDS encoding helix-turn-helix domain-containing protein encodes MAEAGAEQAAFDWSAKASVERPQRMAGRGQVAARARARRPASAGADRDAEDRRLRWLTADEATAHLGFPSRKALYAAVERGQVPAHKLGRRLRFRRAELDALLDRGR; translated from the coding sequence ATGGCAGAAGCCGGGGCGGAGCAGGCGGCGTTCGATTGGAGCGCCAAGGCGAGCGTTGAGAGGCCGCAGCGGATGGCTGGCCGCGGGCAGGTGGCGGCGCGCGCCAGGGCCAGGCGCCCCGCCTCCGCCGGCGCAGACCGCGACGCCGAGGACCGCCGGCTGCGCTGGCTCACCGCGGACGAGGCGACGGCCCATCTCGGCTTCCCCTCGCGGAAGGCGCTCTACGCCGCCGTGGAGCGCGGCCAGGTTCCGGCCCACAAACTCGGGCGCCGCCTCCGCTTCCGCCGCGCCGAGCTCGACGCGCTCCTCGACAGGGGTCGCTGA
- a CDS encoding AbrB/MazE/SpoVT family DNA-binding domain-containing protein: MRKKLSAIGNSLGIVIEKPILELLDIDRETELDMRTDGERLIIEPIRGAKRAKVKAAAQRAMAAHDATLRKLAK, encoded by the coding sequence ATGCGCAAGAAGCTCTCCGCCATCGGCAACAGCCTCGGCATCGTCATCGAGAAGCCTATCCTCGAGCTCCTGGACATCGACCGGGAGACGGAGCTCGACATGCGGACGGACGGGGAGCGGCTCATCATCGAGCCCATCCGGGGAGCCAAGCGGGCGAAGGTGAAGGCGGCGGCGCAGCGCGCGATGGCGGCGCACGACGCGACCCTCCGGAAGCTCGCGAAGTGA
- a CDS encoding type II toxin-antitoxin system death-on-curing family toxin: MSEPVFLDVEDVLLIHEEQLARYGGAAGIRDAGLLESAVAVPRASAGGEFAHQDLFAMAAAYAFHIAQNQPFLDGNKRAGLLAALVFLDLNGVEIADPEGRLYDAMIAIAAHELDKPGMGHLLRELATAPR, translated from the coding sequence GTGAGCGAACCCGTCTTCCTCGACGTCGAGGACGTGCTCCTCATCCACGAGGAGCAGCTCGCGCGCTACGGCGGGGCCGCGGGAATTCGCGACGCTGGCCTGCTTGAATCGGCGGTCGCCGTACCGCGCGCGTCAGCCGGCGGCGAGTTCGCGCACCAGGACCTCTTCGCCATGGCGGCCGCCTACGCGTTCCACATCGCGCAGAACCAACCGTTCTTGGACGGCAACAAGCGGGCGGGCCTCCTTGCTGCGTTGGTGTTCCTCGACTTGAACGGCGTTGAGATCGCCGACCCCGAGGGCCGCCTCTACGACGCCATGATCGCGATCGCCGCCCACGAGTTGGACAAGCCGGGGATGGGCCACCTCCTGCGGGAACTGGCAACCGCGCCTCGATAA